The Phaeodactylum tricornutum CCAP 1055/1 chromosome 8, whole genome shotgun sequence genome has a window encoding:
- a CDS encoding predicted protein produces the protein MNRSPEDSFDQATADRDAERLRIDALERTMSFSSLLAVFEHPLSANLKAETGESTSGVGGGIVVTGVSGTTSLLAKKLARKTELEIVKESPTKPIPPIEVDFYRNPTILSRLILNQKYEAAIRRLHKNPEEAHVWVCAKRKPSKGDIPNSQIPFSLRQLPVHIAICNLQRCRGQACRDILNLLITNLVVVNPDSCRFVDHLGKLPLHLAIADGATPETISVMLMAHPASTESRDKQGRTMIALNQNRSLDDGRDQVHQVLSLGVDFWNEAHQEAVLRLKHAAPSLPSKDDKSVDSVSVMASSKAEEETLLSSVEQNRDPEPLPLLRQEGVEAIAWEQLEERAIALEEILAEVNERNYALNIRLDAVAKSKKELLDKLDEVHGDELVSDISQLEKQNLELQAKVIKMERLIRSSVIRQDLGGDGRKRRRQHEPNRSFHPLLDGAQKGDLASDDLALQNRRLRQAYEDLNAMYDKQQERLDRLEVIIETLTSEADEDYDDYSYHPSSNSVWSDLSAPSERILLERQAMRNVVQSHPAFDITWVPPQILVAESDDLSVIFQEAAIQESLLLARRDNRNRPQAWAPKFSTTNMTAATKSFRSNRDSIDQKQMKDLEIPVLHDSPHSSMSDSKRSDNARLKRAGFDTKISRSRGRSPRRAQELAVGEEAFANASVAQDSIGYDSSIYGSSMHLSMHESIYSEAGDMNELEIPALNTSTSNSVYEPIDRINLSRIGLFEDDDSEIVEVSP, from the coding sequence ATGAATCGATCGCCTGAGGATTCGTTCGACCAGGCGACTGCCGATCGCGATGCAGAACGATTGAGAATCGATGCACTGGAGCGGACCATGAGCTTTTCTTCTCTGTTGGCGGTATTTGAACATCCTCTATCGGCGAATTTAAAAGCCGAAACTGGAGAATCAACTAGTGGCGTTGGTGGAGGTATTGTAGTCACCGGAGTGAGCGGCACAACTTCTCTCCTTGCCAAGAAACTGGCCAGGAAAACAGAACTGGAAATTGTCAAGGAATCACCAACGAAACCAATACCTCCCATAGAAGTCGACTTCTACCGCAACCCGACAATCCTCTCGAGACTCAttctcaatcaaaagtacgAAGCGGCGATTAGGCGGCTACATAAAAATCCGGAAGAAGCGCACGTATGGGTGTGTGCCAAGCGTAAGCCCTCCAAAGGGGACATACCTAATTCCCAAATCCCCTTTTCCTTGCGGCAACTTCCCGTACATATTGCCATTTGCAACTTGCAGCGGTGTAGAGGTCAAGCATGTCGAGACATTTTGAATCTACTAATAACGAACCTGGTGGTTGTCAATCCAGACTCCTGTCGGTTCGTAGATCATCTCGGCAAACTTCCGTTACACCTTGCGATTGCCGACGGAGCCACTCCTGAAACCATCTCCGTTATGCTCATGGCGCATCCGGCTTCTACCGAGTCTCGGGACAAACAGGGACGTACCATGATCGCGTTAAATCAGAACCGTAGCTTGGACGATGGTCGAGACCAAGTACACCAGGTGTTGAGTTTGGGCGTGGACTTCTGGAATGAAGCGCACCAAGAAGCCGTCTTACGACTCAAGCACGCGGCGCCGTCCCTGCCCAGCAAAGACGATAAGTCTGTCGACTCCGTATCAGTCATGGCGTCGAGCAAAGCTGAAGAAGAGACATTACTCAGTAGTGTGGAGCAGAACAGAGACCCCGAGCCGTTGCCTCTATTACGACAGGAAGGAGTGGAAGCCATTGCATGGGAACAATTGGAGGAGCGAGCTATCGCGCTGGAGGAAATCTTGGCCGAAGTGAACGAGCGCAATTATGCGTTGAATATAAGACTCGACGCGGtagccaaaagcaaaaaggaaCTGCTAGACAAACTGGACGAAGTGCACGGCGACGAATTAGTCAGCGATATTTCGCAACTCGAAAAACAAAACTTGGAACTGCAGGCCAAGGTGATCAAAATGGAGCGACTCATTCGTAGCTCCGTGATAAGACAGGATCTCGGTGGCGATGGACGCAAGCGACGAAGGCAGCACGAACCAAATCGATCGTTCCATCCACTGTTAGACGGTGCACAAAAAGGCGACCTAGCCAGCGACGACCTTGCTTTGCAGAATAGAAGGCTTCGTCAGGCTTACGAAGATTTGAACGCCATGTATGACAAGCAACAAGAGCGATTGGACCGCTTGGAAGTGATCATTGAGACTCTCACATCCGAAGCTGATGAAGACTATGATGATTACTCCTACCATCCATCGAGTAATTCCGTCTGGTCAGACCTCTCTGCTCCCAGCGAACGAATATTGCTTGAGCGTCAAGCCATGAGGAATGTCGTGCAATCGCATCCTGCTTTCGACATCACCTGGGTACCGCCACAGATTCTCGTTGCCGAATCAGACGATCTCAGCGTTATTTTTCAAGAAGCCGCCATTCAAGAATCTCTTCTCTTGGCCCGTCGAGATAATCGCAACAGACCGCAAGCCTGGGCTCCAAAGTTTTCTACGACAAACATGACcgcagcaacaaaatccttTCGTTCAAACCGCGACTCTATTGACCAGAAACAaatgaaggatttggaaatACCCGTCTTGCACGATTCGCCACATTCATCGATGAGTGACTCCAAAAGATCTGACAACGCCCGACTGAAACGCGCTGGATTCGATACCAAGATATCCCGCAGTCGGGGTAGAAGTCCTCGCCGCGCTCAGGAATTGGCGGTTGGCGAGGAAGCGTTCGCAAACGCTTCCGTGGCGCAAGATTCAATAGGCTATGATTCTTCCATATACGGCTCGTCGATGCACTTGTCTATGCATGAATCCATCTATAGTGAAGCTGGGGACATGAACGAGTTAGAAATTCCGGCTTTGAATACGTCCACGTCCAATTCTGTGTACGAACCGATCGATCGAATCAATTTGAGTCGCATAGGATTATTcgaggacgacgattccgaaatTGTGGAAGTTTCCCCATAG
- a CDS encoding predicted protein, producing the protein MADSVSRSRVKDSDDIEKSVRRSSRIRRPQRIPIHRLFEDDDLSVESDSALSQAGIHSSRQKYNRKRKAGEGLTHEKSEANSSKRRPKVSDVHGARGPEVRVHKRLIPVEDEPALIETIKREHADLLRSDEALEVDRAKKIKLQMVLVNNEWEQRFLEFLVFQRVYGHSLVPKNFMPNKQLGRWCAKVRCWYSKNDSRLTPSRQRRLNAAGFIWKAKKDPQFWKIQNQCEQAMDKWEDFFDRLLVYKAQKGDCLVPKEYPEDMTLARWVAKTRKHYKAKKEGRYHTLDDDKEMRLVEAGFVFNSKTQERLRFTVLKRFEGRWEEYFSKLEKYKERFGHCVVPRRWKEDQSLASWVMRQRCHWKRLQQGLHSYLTEERLAKLEEIGFAFVVARKGMPLHTGPDQEGSEDEDESNENDSDDDTESLRSDEVQPKISRRHRENAGMGLEGETQRSKRSALRESVSCVPAASVSVYVTAEVASGEDLTVSDPHQNKESKPESLDPPFSSHCTASNPTVHYDGEVKSTRSSSQGKNLLSAFRSSLAVKKSEEPPVIKGQWRCESCGKDEFSAFAEFAAHEHSCLALPEFATVP; encoded by the exons ATGGCCGACTCTGTTTCGCGATCTCGTGTAAAGGACTCGGACGATATCGAAAAGTCCGTTCGACGGTCATCCCGTATTCGCCGACCCCAACGAATACCCATCCACcgactttttgaagacgatgatTTGTCCGTGGAATCCGACTCTGCTTTGAGCCAGGCGGGAATACACTCGTCAAGACAAAAGTATAATCGAAAGCGAAAGGCTGGTGAAGGCTTGACGCACGAAAAATCAGAAGCGAACAGTAGTAAAAGAAGACCCAAGGTGTCTGACGTCCACGGCGCACGGGGGCCAGAAGTCAGAGTGCACAAGAGGCTAATTCCTGTAGAAGACGAACCCGCTTTAATTGAGACGATTAAAAGGGAGCATGCTGATCTTTTAAGAAGCGATGAAGCGCTGGAAGTGGATAGGGCGAAGAAAATTAAGCTGCAGATGGTTCTGGTCAACAACGAATGGGAACAACGATTCCTTGAGTTTCTCGTTTTCCAACGTGTCTACGGCCATTCTCTCGTGCCTAAAAACTTTATGCCAAATAAGCAATTGGGACGATGGTGCGCCAAAGTTCGTTGTTGGTATAGTAAGAATGATTCGAGATTGACCCCCTCAAGGCAACGGCGACTTAATGCAGCGGGTTTTATCTGGAAAGCCAAGAAAGATCCACAATTTTGGAAGATACAAAATCAATGCGAGCAAGCTATGGATAAGTGGGAAGACTTTTTTGATCGACTTCTTGTTTACAAAGCTCAAAAGGGCGACTGTTTGGTACCAAAAGAGTATCCTGAGGACATG ACCCTGGCTCGATGGGTTGCTAAAACTCGAAAGCACTacaaagccaaaaaagaagGTCGCTATCACACTTTGGACGACGATAAAGAAATGAGACTGGTGGAAGCGGGTTTTGTTTTCAACTCGAAAACTCAGGAGCGTTTGCGATTTACTGTGCTCAAGCGTTTTGAAGGACGTTGGGAGGAGTATTTCAGCAAGCTTGAGAAATACAAAGAGCGCTTCGGCCATTGTGTCGTTCCTCGGCGGTGGAAAGAGGACCAGTCGTTGGCCTCTTGGGTTATGCGGCAG CGATGCCACTGGAAGCGCCTTCAACAAGGGCTTCATAGCTACTTGACTGAAGAGCGATTAGCAAAGCTTGAGGAGATTGGATTCGCATTTGTGGTTGCTAGGAAAGGAATGCCGCTACATACTGGCCCTGACCAGGAAGGcagcgaagacgaagacgaaagcaATGAGAATGACTCGGATGATGACACGGAAAGCCTTCGTTCGGACGAAGTCCAACCAAAGATCTCCCGAAGACATAGAGAGAACGCTGGAATGGGCCTTGAAGGTGAAACACAGAGATCGAAAAGGTCAGCCCTCCGAGAATCTGTCTCTTGTGTTCCTGCGGCATCCGTGTCAGTATATGTCACAGCGGAAGTAGCTTCGGGAGAAGATCTTACGGTTAGCGACCCACATCAAAACAAGGAATCGAAGCCTGAATCGCTGGACCCCCCTTTTTCATCTCATTGTACTGCATCAAATCCCACCGTTCACTATGATGGAGAGGTGAAAAGCACAAGGAGCTCTTCACAAGGTAAAAATTTATTGAGCGCTTTCCGGAGTTCTTTGGCAGTCAAGAAATCAGAGGAGCCTCCTGTCATCAAAGGCCAATGGCGCTGCGAATCATGCGGAAAGGACGAATTTAGCGCGTTTGCTGAGTTTGCAGCTCACGAGCACTCTTGCTTGGCGCTACCAGAATTTGCCACTGTTCCCTGA
- a CDS encoding predicted protein: protein MRMSVLLVFLCYAITAGAFHNRVFLGSQSIAISSARSPISVLHAMSDSIIDEDSSVSKFSGAGPVQVDMNIYNLPFETVLEEWTANMVPATPMQEEGIYLGAKNSREHLVDVVQVEFPRLQDMGLGIQLMELAGGREDSLGITIVEGLVEGGSAENSDILPGDCITKVAVRKSSSTSAPVDITAGMDLTETVEESAVTTECLGYDATVSAIVSLPPVSSEGETFVLTLKRLRRKPKINLTLQYPPEMNEPDVKLELFAGENLRRSMLVKGVKLNDALSRRFDSGGIGDCGAEGTCATCAVKIVQGGNLCNPRAQQEAQILVKRANWRMSCKTIVGYGMKEGSMTVRVSPRQWADGS from the coding sequence ATGAGGATGTCTGTGTTGCTGGTGTTTCTCTGCTACGCTATAACTGCTGGAGCTTTCCATAATCGCGTGTTTCTCGGCTCTCAATCGATCGCTATTAGTTCCGCTAGATCGCCTATATCAGTGTTGCATGCCATGAGCGATTCCATAATTGATGAGGATTCTTCGGTGAGCAAATTTTCGGGTGCAGGTCCGGTGCAAGTAGACATGAACATCTACAACCTACCTTTCGAAACAGTATTGGAAGAATGGACTGCCAACATGGTACCAGCAACTCCAATGCAGGAGGAAGGCATATATCTCGGAGCCAAAAACTCACGCGAACATTTGGTGGATGTAGTCCAAGTTGAATTCCCGAGACTCCAGGACATGGGTCTGGGTATCCAACTCATGGAGCTGGCGGGTGGCCGCGAAGACTCGCTCGGCATTACGATTGTTGAAGGTCTCGTAGAAGGAGGGAGTGCAGAAAATAGTGATATCCTACCTGGCGATTGTATTACCAAGGTAGCCGTACGGAAAAGCTCGTCAACATCAGCTCCGGTAGACATCACTGCCGGGATGGATTTGACAGAGACGGTCGAAGAAAGTGCGGTTACTACTGAGTGCCTTGGATACGATGCGACTGTCAGCGCAATAGTCTCCTTGCCCCCGGTATCATCGGAAGGTGAAACCTTCGTTCTTACTCTGAAGCGCCTGCGTCGCAAACCAAAAATCAATTTAACGTTACAGTATCCACCGGAAATGAACGAACCTGATGTCAAGCTCGAACTCTTTGCCGGGGAGAATTTACGGAGGAGCATGCTTGTTAAGGGCGTCAAATTAAACGATGCTTTGTCGCGGCGATTTGATAGCGGTGGTATCGGCGACTGCGGAGCAGAAGGGACATGCGCCACTTGCGCTGTTAAGATTGTACAAGGGGGAAACCTTTGCAATCCACGAGCACAGCAAGAAGCACAAATATTGGTGAAGCGAGCCAACTGGCGAATGAGCTGCAAGACAATAGTAGGCTACGGCATGAAAGAAGGATCCATGACGGTTCGTGTGAGTCCAAGACAATGGGCTGACGGTAGTTAA
- a CDS encoding predicted protein yields MSSTQEVGEIFGAGKGPAHAMMRSPTVLIASIGLWGMNVFFFRIFGIDYVKVLKHDLWLIDGNGGTPTILSSSAIPTQGFAHRPHQLPPSSQEELLVRQRRLGDDAYSSDESQSDEVADDDSAVEVTLIVDGNAVTWGRLVGLSLCLLILLHSTYYCWIDMWGGGSIGAVFAFYATVTIAIVFPLPSTRWLRKATVLVLQRAFELVNPRCSCVSLEQNTCPRPIPFVDVFFADAMCSLSKVLFDWGMLMHMASHYPYPVPKDIHHIVIPSVFAAIPFLIRARQCLVMYTVGRLRNDAHRAAHLWNALKYSTSVFPLCLSAYQKTVSAKRALELEPYLIGLVIINSTYALYWDIVMDWGFFKNPGAACVGGIYPMDQNRPKSCGHAILRPRLRFGVAMSVLILTADTILRFSWLLRFYHTIFPSGDSFAMCTQFLEVFRRAMWNLLRIEWENLKQSTTPQPNSKTKDEEMVKFLPKSGTIPRKIETSEVKDA; encoded by the exons ATGTCATCTACGCAAGAAGTTGGAGAGATTTTTGGGGCGGGCAAAGGCCCAGCTCACGCCATGATGAGATCGCCGACTGTACTTATTGCCTCCATTGGCCTGTGGGGCATGaacgtctttttctttcgaatttttggaatcgacTACGTTAAGGTGCTTAAACATGATCTCTGGCTCATCGATGGAAACGGTGGAACGCCGACGATCTTATCATCGTCGGCAATACCAACACAAGGTTTTGCACATAGGCCTCATCAACTTCCTCCTTCGTCCCAAGAGGAATTGCTCGTACGGCAAAGGAGGCTTGGAGACGACGCATACTCTTCCGACGAATCTCAATCGGACGAGGTCGCAGATGATGATTCAGCTGTCGAAGTCACTTTGATCGTCGATGGGAATGCTGTTACTTGGGGTCGTCTCGTCGGGCTTTCCCTCTGCCTGTTAATATTGCTGCATTCGACGTACTA TTGCTGGATTGATATGTGGGGTGGCGGGTCTATAGGTGCCGTCTTTGCGTTTTACGCCACTGTTACCATCGCAATAGTCTTTCCTTTACCAAGCACACGTTGGTTGCGCAAAGCGACGGTCTTGGTGCTCCAACGAGCGTTTGAGCTCGTCAATCCGCGTTGTTCGTGTGTAAGCTTGGAACAGAACACATGTCCCAGGCCAATACCTTTCGTGGACGTATTTTTCGCTGACGCCATGTGTAGTCTTTCCAAAGTCCTTTTTGATTGGGGAATGCTTATGCATATGGCTTCCCACTATCCGTACCCCGTCCCCAAAGACATTCACCACATTGTCATCCCCAGTGTCTTTGCTGCCATTCCTTTTTTAATTCGTGCCCGCCAATGCCTTGTCATGTACACTGTCGGCCGGTTGCGGAACGATGCGCACCGTGCAGCTCACCTTTGGAACGCGCTGAAGTACTCTACATCAGTTTTCCCGCTGTGTTTGTCGGCCTACCAGAAGACTGTCTCAGCCAAACGAGCACTAGAATTGGAGCCGTATTTGATTGGGCTGGTCATTATTAATTCGACCTACGCTTTATATTGGGACATTGTAATGGACTGGGGTTTTTTCAAAAACCCTGGAGCAGCTTGTGTTGGCGGTATCTATCCGATGGATCAAAACCGCCCAAAATCGTGTGGACACGCTATTTTACGGCCCCGACTTCGATTTGGTGTCGCAATGTCCGTCTTAATTCTGACGGCCGATACCATTTTGCGTTTCAGTTGGTTACTTCGGTTTTATCATACCATCTTTCCCAGCGGTGATTCTTTCGCGATGTGCACCCAGTTTTTGGAAGTATTTAGACGTGCCATGTGGAACTTGCTGCGGATCGAGTGGGAGAACCTAAAGCAGTCGACCACCCCGCAGCCTAATTCCAAAACAaaggacgaagaaatggtcaaATTCTTACCTAAAAGCGGGACCATTCCACGAAAGATTGAAACGTCGGAGGTGAAAGACGCCTGA
- a CDS encoding predicted protein, which yields MNLVSDDRVDKASLHDALSIGDFGTGVLLEKKTPSSDEARRLPMLLRVLSSSRPLSAVPTFCNTQRSSETVNDSDIDDLLETAVSRLEDRAALYSSAEDVEVVSCHLAPSICRHISRLGPVSSSMEELGLLASTSVGKEHRQRYKSDEDGRDVKNANEDDELAGDLDRQVDEDDRDDKPGSTKRRRLDRGLDPASAEVVEDSQEATVTRTLSELVKLVVRHLKSKDQVSSGEHGLPLPVDDSILSEARNEKHSSMGGDLGSALASLLYYSPGIKYEHVAGALCRAAVPQSAEIILCMAANCPSVAPLLLRGCLDVYRQEATSQHVAIRNTIRSAIRNLASLSSRDSAKVLATLRFQRAMPDMQLELLLKFDRLRASLFLLENLSLLPTLRNADLTGHSARTHISHDGSSLETKQSLICTLREDLELSSRTLTVLCEEIAKVPESLHRSGQTLIVLSAYSLFLARTEIWTLGTASQNGGMAFPGCKDLLDCVAFVSHAKIPSSHSGANNVLDRIFAMEVCAILLTFCHVAGRSESTHDEKLNIGKCLLALLNEALSSSKARRYAPRVVINLKFPNALELQQVIEDMLFSGKTSVPRTFFGSNFLDCVHVACEWASANLELDSLVDTALAPKMESSLLAISCMRNEGVPLEFQLRQARSALTAVLSETREEYVVARDCSASSLIQYASMLLLSNERSKIPLVFQLSLERLASRVDFVKAMESLGATEAAFLSQVLYSLIFSEREPAAAFQFDHRALPLKELYILCETTATDMSCRSVRLQLLDMLDVRYSEIRHQTVAWIVQAGSKRFVELDRDIPTQSSSALARALRAYIIQPSSDPSGHQIQKAFALARRSLLLLPSATQASLGIRCFC from the exons ATGAATCTTGTTTCGGACGATAGAGTTGACAAAGCGTCACTTCATGACGCACTGTCAATTGGCGATTTCGGGACGGGGGTGCTCCTCGAAAAAAAAACTCCCAGCAGCGATGAAgctcgtcgtcttccgatGTTACTACGGGTCTTGTCCTCTAGCAGACCGCTTTCGGCCGTCCCAACATTCTGCAACACACAAAGATCGTCAGAAACTGTTAACGATAGCGATATCGACGACTTGCTAGAGACAGCTGTCAGCCGTTTGGAAGATCGAGCGGCGTTGTACTCTTCGGCTGAAGACGTAGAAGTGGTATCTTGTCACCTTGCTCCTAGTATTTGCCGTCACATCTCCAGGTTGGGTCCGGTTTCCTCTAGTATGGAAGAGTTGGGGCTTTTAGCCAGTACTTCTGTTGGAAAGGAACATCGACAGCGGTATAAatcggacgaagacggaCGAGACGTGAAGAATGcaaacgaagacgatgagcTTGCTGGCGATCTTGATCGACAAGTAGACGAAGATGACCGGGATGATAAGCCGGGTAGCACAAAACGTAGAAGATTAGACCGCGGCCTTGACCCGGCTTCAGCTGAAGTCGTGGAAGATTCTCAGGAAGCAACTGTGACGCGGACGTTATCAGAACTGGTCAAACTGGTCGTTCGGCATTTGAAGTCAAAGGATCAGGTCAGCTCTGGGGAGCATGGCTTACCTCTACCTGTCGACGACTCGATTTTATCGGAAGCGCGTAACGAGAAGCATTCTTCGATGGGTGGTGATTTAGGATCAGCACTGGCGTCGTTATTGTATTACTCTCCAGGTATCAAATATGAGCACGTTGCG GGTGCTCTTTGTCGAGCGGCTGTTCCTCAGTCAGCCGAAATTATCTTATGCATGGCTGCAAACTGTCCTTCTGTGGCTCCTCTGTTACTGCGTGGCTGTCTCGATGTTTATCGACAAGAGGCTACTTCCCAACATGTTGCTATTCGAAACACAATTAGGAGTGCAATCCGAAATCTTGCAAGCCTTTCGAGTCGAGATTCCGCCAAGGTTTTGGCGACTCTACGATTCCAGCGTGCGATGCCGGATATGCAGCTGGAATTGCTTCTGAAGTTTGACCGCTTGCGCGCTTCTCTATTTCTTCTTGAAAATTTGTCACTTCTTCCAACGCTGCGCAATGCTGATCTTACGGGGCACAGTGCTCGTACTCACATTTCTCATGACGGATCCAGCCTTGAGACAAAGCAATCTCTAATCTGCACTTTACGAGAGGATTTGGAACTCTCATCTAGGACGTTGACGGTTTTGTGCGAAGAAATTGCGAAAGTGCCGGAATCATTGCATCGATCAGGACAGACGCTCATCGTTTTGTCGGCATATTCACTGTTTTTGGCTAGAACAGAGATATGGACGCTGGGAACGGCTTCACAGAATGGGGGTATGGCCTTCCCTGGCTGTAAGGATCTCCTGGATTGTGTAGCCTTTGTGAGTCACGCAAAAATTCCAAGCAGCCATTCTGGAGCCAACAATGTCCTTGATCGGATCTTCGCTATGGAAGTATGTGCCATTCTTTTGACGTTTTGCCATGTAGCCGGTAGAAGCGAATCTACGCATGATGAGAAGCTTAATATCGGGAAATGTCTCCTTGCTTTGCTCAATGAAGCGCTTTCATCCAGCAAAGCACGGCGATATGCTCCTCGCGTAGTGATCAACTTGAAATTTCCCAATGCGCTCGAACTACAGCAGGTTATCGAGGATATGCTTTTCAGTGGCAAGACTTCTGTTCCGAGGACATTCTTCGGTTCAAACTTTCTGGATTGTGTACATGTAGCATGTGAATGGGCCTCGGCGAATCTCGAGCTTGATAGTCTTGTCGACACCGCCCTCGCCCCGAAGATGGAGAGTTCTTTGCTAGCAATATCGTGCATGCGAAACGAAGGCGTGCCATTGGAGTTTCAGTTGCGACAGGCTCGGAGTGCTTTGACGGCTGTTTTAAGTGAAACAAGAGAAGAGTACGTGGTCGCAAGAGACTGTTCCGCGTCAAGTCTGATCCAATATGCAAGTATGCTCTTACTGAGCAATGAACGATCCAAGATTCCTTTGGTTTTCCAGTTATCACTCGAGCGGCTCGCTTCTCGCGTTGATTTTGTTAAGGCAATGGAATCACTGGGGGCGACAGAGGCTGCATTTTTGTCACAGGTTTTGTATTCTCTTATCTTTTCTGAGAGGGAACCAGCTGCGGCATTTCAGTTCGACCATCGTGCACTTCCGTTGAAGGAATTGTATATATTGTGTGAGACAACTGCAACCGATATGTCGTGTAGATCGGTGCGCCTTCAGTTGCTGGACATGCTCGATGTCCGCTACTCTGAAATTCGTCACCAGACTGTTGCTTGGATAGTGCAAGCCGGCTCGAAACGCTTCGTAGAGCTCGATCGTGATATTCCGACTCAAAGTAGCAGCGCTCTGGCTCGTGCGTTGAGAGCATATATCATTCAACCGTCTTCAGACCCAAGCGGACATCAAATACAGAAAGCGTTTGCGTTAGCAAGACGAAG TCTCCTACTGTTACCATCAGCTACACAAGCCTCTCTCGGGATCCGTTGCTTTTGCTGA
- a CDS encoding predicted protein, whose translation MKNSCQAPTTSSCSLQQVNEQHQQHPPNHTLEKTFDLLAQSAIESSHVQEHPSMESSNFTQNGGDSDQTLHTFPIAIVPDASGGSPLKASASANASTPSLTEEANCSSVFSFVATSGTIISDFNRRSRVPGGAAAKLMFVGPQGTFSQGDDEETPLIMSPPSKESIAINETKKNDQILHTIMEQTKAEFITGSPFNRRYKHTPTTEASSNANDNVLTNAEVVSESFSKLSHLEHISIAASSLPTYEHPFAIEKPLGSMETPNKTLYDLLATICSPPDGADPDIGYTVRRKNSCGALQVLTADPRKRIHLCRTLGVLTALTSVLMDSRECGLGDNLDNRHHNELKSACNRAVSCLLNLSKPKDNRICIFRSPFLVQALIAVIAEDKGVARCGCCAVLAFVTKSVENRIQLTRFPDMLPALVQALIPELPQFKNSNPMKPFEGVFPLSSDEAAEWKKSMESIVSTPLSSSPSLISSHHASQNDSTDLTHCDMVSQTSARLKHYSNVTNPVVQATRQHVFATLSNLVKQKENVLHLTCNISGLSFPLRGHPSAGQFNST comes from the exons ATGAAAAATTCTTGTCAAGCACCAACAACTTCCTCATGCTCGTTACAGCAAGTAAACGAGCAACACCAGCAGCATCCTCCAAACCATACCTTGGAGAAGACGTTTGACCTGTTGGCTCAATCAGCTATCGAGAGCAGCCACGTACAGGAGCATCCATCGATGGAGTCGAGCAATTTTACACAGAACGGTGGCGATTCTGACCAAACGTTACATACTTTTCCAATAGCCATAGTTCCAGATGCAAGCGGTGGATCACCGTTGAAAGCTAGCGCAAGTGCAAATGCCTCGACCCCTTCACTCACCGAAGAAGCAAACTGTTCGTCAGTCTTTTCTTTCGTAGCTACATCTGGCACAATAATATCAGATTTCAATCGACGTTCAAGAGTCCCTGGTGGAGCTGCTGCGAAACTGATGTTTGTCGGCCCGCAAGGAACGTTTTCGCAAGGCGATGATGAAGAGACACCGCTCATAATGTCACCGCCGTCAAAGGAAAGCATAGCGATaaatgaaaccaaaaagAACGATCAAATTCTTCACACCATCATGGAACAGACCAAGGCAGAATTTATAACCGGTAGCCCCTTCAATAGACGATACAAACATACGCCAACTACAGAAGCGTCAAGCAATGCAAATGACAATGTCCTCACGAATGCCGAAGTGGTCTCTGAAAGTTTTTCCAAGCTATCCCACCTGGAGCATATATCTATTGCAGCATCCTCTCTGCCTACCTATGAGCATCCGTTCGCAATAGAAAAACCACTTGGGAGCATGGAGACGCCGAATAAGACGTTATACGATTTGCTCGCCACGATATGCTCGCCACCTGATGGGGCGGATCCTGACATCGGATACACAGTTCGCCGAAAAAATAGTTGCGGTGCTCTTCAGGTCCTTACAGCTGATCCGAGGAAGCGGATCCACTTATGTAGGACACTTGGTGTTCTAACGGCTCTCACTTCTGTCCTAATGGATTCTCGGGAATGCGGTCTTGGCGACAATCTTGACAACCGGCACCATAATGAACTTAAATCAGCCTGCAATCGTGCTGTCTCCTGTTTACTGAATCTCTCAAAGCCCAAGGACAATCGTATATGCATTTTTCGTTCACCTTTTCTTGTCCAAGCCTTGATCGCTGTCATTGCTGAAGATAAAGGAGTTGCTCGCTGCGGATGCTGTGCTGTACTGGCATTCGTGACTAAATCTGTCGAGAATCGAATACAACTGACCAGATTCCCAGACATGTTGCCTGCACTCGTCCAAGCGCTCATACCTGAACTACCCCAGTTTAAGAATTCTAATCCTATGAAGCCATTCGAGGGCGTGTTTCCTTTGTCATCTGATGAAGCGGCAGAGTGGAAAAAGAGCATGGAATCCATTGTCTCAACCCCGCTATCTTCATCTCCTTCCCTGATATCTTCTCATCACGCATCGCAAAACGATAGCACTGATCTGACGCACTGTGACATGGTGAGTCAAACCTCTGCTAGATTGAAACACTACAGCAATGTCACCAATCCAGTAGTCCAAGCAACGAGGCAGCACGTTTTCGCTACCTTGAGCAATCTTGTCAAGCAGAAAGAGAATGTGTTGCATCTGACTTGCAATA TATCAGGGCTGTCCTTTCCACTCCGTGGCCATCCGTCTGCTGGCCAATTTAACTCGACATAA